One window of the Natronomonas marina genome contains the following:
- a CDS encoding Rieske (2Fe-2S) protein, giving the protein MAREKHLATSVRDLAEGPQRVTVDDKKLLLYRSEDDETVYAFRNVCPHQLGPVVEGKLDVENKKVICPWHGWEFDLEGGTNPFGGDLAKRLPQVETVVEDEDVYVLMQ; this is encoded by the coding sequence ATGGCCCGGGAAAAACACCTCGCCACCTCCGTCCGAGACCTCGCGGAGGGCCCACAGCGCGTGACGGTCGACGACAAGAAACTACTCCTGTACCGATCGGAGGACGACGAGACGGTGTACGCCTTTCGCAACGTCTGTCCACACCAGCTCGGTCCGGTTGTCGAGGGGAAACTCGACGTCGAGAACAAGAAGGTGATCTGTCCGTGGCACGGGTGGGAGTTCGACCTCGAGGGCGGGACGAACCCGTTCGGTGGCGACCTCGCAAAGCGGCTGCCGCAGGTCGAAACCGTCGTCGAGGACGAGGACGTTTACGTCCTGATGCAGTAA
- a CDS encoding amidohydrolase family protein: protein MADRASNDASSQAILKGGPETKIDIDEEVIDCDAHIRETVDDMLPYVEDGEAKSYIESEYFDYPWDGWDRSAGGRAGYATVRGPEDEAQVMEDLSLDMAILSPTKNLYHGLFGNRDVANALARAYNEYIIDVWLDESDVFKSGIFVPVQDPQVGADLIDDHAHEDDMACVFLNPVGPEKALGDERYDPIYEAAERHDLPVALHGAATTHSKFPLQTDYFHKFLEVHALSHPFQQMTQITSIICRGVPAKFPDLDFITMEAGLGWLPYIYRLDKEFLARRNEAPLLEKLPSEYFQDQFYAVSQPIEETANVEYLAELAGGWDRLLFATDWPHWDFDSPTIVQELFPKEHWSKVYHENARRAFRL from the coding sequence ATGGCCGACAGAGCAAGCAACGACGCCAGTAGTCAGGCGATCCTGAAGGGTGGCCCGGAAACGAAGATCGACATCGACGAGGAGGTGATCGACTGCGACGCACACATCCGTGAAACGGTCGACGATATGCTTCCGTACGTCGAAGACGGGGAAGCGAAAAGCTACATCGAAAGCGAGTACTTCGACTATCCGTGGGACGGCTGGGACCGGTCGGCCGGCGGCCGCGCGGGCTACGCGACGGTTCGCGGCCCCGAGGACGAGGCACAGGTCATGGAGGATCTCAGCCTCGACATGGCGATCCTCTCTCCGACCAAGAACCTCTATCACGGCCTGTTCGGTAACCGTGACGTCGCCAACGCCCTCGCCCGTGCCTACAACGAGTACATCATCGACGTCTGGCTCGACGAATCGGACGTGTTCAAGAGCGGGATCTTCGTCCCCGTCCAGGACCCACAGGTCGGTGCGGACCTGATCGACGATCACGCACACGAGGACGACATGGCGTGCGTGTTCCTCAATCCGGTCGGGCCGGAGAAGGCGCTCGGCGACGAACGCTACGACCCGATATACGAGGCCGCAGAACGGCACGACCTCCCGGTCGCGTTGCACGGTGCGGCGACGACGCACTCGAAGTTCCCGCTCCAGACGGACTATTTCCACAAGTTCCTCGAGGTGCACGCACTGAGCCACCCGTTCCAGCAGATGACCCAGATCACGAGCATCATCTGTCGGGGCGTCCCGGCGAAGTTCCCGGATCTCGACTTCATCACGATGGAAGCCGGACTGGGCTGGCTGCCGTACATCTACCGGCTCGACAAGGAGTTCCTGGCACGCCGTAACGAGGCACCACTGCTCGAGAAGCTCCCGTCCGAGTACTTCCAGGACCAGTTCTACGCCGTTTCCCAGCCCATCGAGGAGACGGCGAACGTCGAGTATCTCGCCGAACTGGCCGGCGGCTGGGATCGGCTCCTGTTCGCCACGGACTGGCCACACTGGGACTTCGACTCACCGACCATCGTTCAGGAGCTGTTCCCGAAAGAGCACTGGTCGAAGGTCTATCACGAGAACGCACGTCGCGCATTCAGACTGTGA